One part of the Oceanidesulfovibrio indonesiensis genome encodes these proteins:
- a CDS encoding tetratricopeptide repeat protein, which produces MRRSPLSLAAVFVCLVLHFSAVTALAQPALFVPDKGKRNVPFAFSPRERGLMRAHVLERNQRTAEALAVYESLRVDSPNDREVFDAYVDALLRLKRTSEAQRILADWLRTHPDSAEANKRMAETYAAARNPALALEYYERAMRIAESGGRRLDPDVLEGLGYALWSLERTTEALLRFNELAAIRPNDAGVSRAIRDLCRQRRTQYVSRWSPYSTDDLCPKTSFWGLGSSDDQPSVASRHESAETVEPVQSVSTP; this is translated from the coding sequence GTCCCCGCTTTCACTGGCTGCGGTTTTCGTCTGCCTCGTGCTGCATTTTTCCGCCGTCACGGCGCTGGCGCAACCTGCGCTCTTCGTGCCGGACAAGGGGAAACGCAATGTGCCGTTCGCCTTCAGCCCTCGGGAGCGAGGACTCATGAGGGCGCATGTCCTGGAGCGAAACCAACGCACGGCCGAGGCGCTTGCCGTGTACGAGTCTCTGCGTGTGGACAGCCCGAACGACCGTGAAGTGTTCGATGCGTATGTCGACGCTTTGCTGCGGCTGAAGCGCACGAGCGAGGCGCAACGGATCCTGGCGGACTGGCTCAGGACGCACCCCGATTCGGCCGAAGCGAACAAGCGCATGGCTGAAACATATGCTGCAGCACGCAACCCGGCTCTGGCTCTTGAGTATTACGAACGCGCGATGCGCATTGCTGAGTCCGGGGGCCGCAGGCTTGACCCCGATGTGCTGGAAGGCCTTGGCTACGCGCTCTGGAGTCTGGAACGGACGACCGAAGCGTTGCTCCGGTTCAACGAGCTTGCGGCGATTCGGCCGAACGACGCGGGAGTGTCGCGGGCAATCCGCGATTTGTGCCGGCAGCGCCGTACCCAGTACGTGTCCAGATGGAGTCCGTATTCGACGGATGATCTCTGTCCGAAGACCAGCTTCTGGGGTCTCGGCTCGAGCGACGATCAACCTTCCGTGGCTTCCCGGCACGAAAGTGCGGAGACGGTCGAGCCTGTGCAGAGCGTCTCGACGCCGTAA